A section of the Sceloporus undulatus isolate JIND9_A2432 ecotype Alabama chromosome 3, SceUnd_v1.1, whole genome shotgun sequence genome encodes:
- the PROZ gene encoding vitamin K-dependent protein Z isoform X2, protein MGTHSWTWFLLFAFFFHQADQTVFLSGKDANKVIARSKRGRSMILEEIFQGNLERECLEERCTYEEAREAFEDTEKTNQFWNGYFGGIQCSSSPCLHNSVCKDSIRSYTCNCTDGFEGLNCAFAKNECRHEMDVGCQHFCYPELKSYRCSCAKGYELGQDKKSCIPLNKCACGRSQDYIATQLSATEKNHRGFPWQVLLLNADDQWFCGGVLLKTNFVLTTAECALLSPVSVAIAQIQNWM, encoded by the exons atggGAACTCACAGCTGGACATGGTTTctcttgtttgctttcttttttcatcaAGCAGACCAGACAG TGTTTCTATCAGGCAAAGATGCAAATAAAGTTATTGCTAGATCAAAGCGTGGCCGTTCTATGATTCTTGAGGAGATCTTCCAAGGTAATTTGGAAAGAGAATGCCTTGAAGAAAGATGTACATATGAAGAAGCAAGAGAAGCATTTGAAGATACTGAAAAAACG AACCAGTTCTGGAATGGCTATTTTG GTGGCATACAATGTTCCTCAAGCCCCTGCCTGCATAACAGTGTATGCAAGGACAGTATTCGCAGTTACACATGTAATTGTACAGACGGTTTTGAAGGACTCAACTGTGCTTTTG CTAAAAATGAATGTCGCCATGAAATGGATGTGGGTTGTCAACACTTCTGCTATCCAGAACTGAAGTCCTACCGTTGTTCTTGTGCAAAAGGCTATGAACTTGGACAAGACAAGAAATCATGCATTCCACTAA ACAAGTGTGCATGTGGTAGATCTCAAGACTACATAGCAACGCAACTGAGTGCAACCGAAAAGAACCACAGAGGATTCCCCTGGCAG GTCTTGCTCTTAAATGCAGATGACCAGTGGTTCTGTGGAGGTGTTCTACTGAAAACCAATTTTGTTCTGACTACAGCTGAATGTGCACTACTTTCTCCTGTCAGTGTTGCGATTG CTCAGATTCAGAATTGGATGTGA
- the PROZ gene encoding vitamin K-dependent protein Z isoform X1: MGTHSWTWFLLFAFFFHQADQTVFLSGKDANKVIARSKRGRSMILEEIFQGNLERECLEERCTYEEAREAFEDTEKTNQFWNGYFGGIQCSSSPCLHNSVCKDSIRSYTCNCTDGFEGLNCAFAKNECRHEMDVGCQHFCYPELKSYRCSCAKGYELGQDKKSCIPLNKCACGRSQDYIATQLSATEKNHRGFPWQVLLLNADDQWFCGGVLLKTNFVLTTAECALLSPVSVAIGLNNLQRGRQVIHVKQTNIHIRYDNETGENNLALLELRRHIDCDSYHLPICVPERDFAENVLISKLAATLSGWKVAENQSADPLSELSVSYLNENECKQNLNRSLITREFCGYSHEGPSELLAGGSFSAIDYKGTWFLTGVLEPWATEASNWETLIFTKTTRYMMWFKRIMD, from the exons atggGAACTCACAGCTGGACATGGTTTctcttgtttgctttcttttttcatcaAGCAGACCAGACAG TGTTTCTATCAGGCAAAGATGCAAATAAAGTTATTGCTAGATCAAAGCGTGGCCGTTCTATGATTCTTGAGGAGATCTTCCAAGGTAATTTGGAAAGAGAATGCCTTGAAGAAAGATGTACATATGAAGAAGCAAGAGAAGCATTTGAAGATACTGAAAAAACG AACCAGTTCTGGAATGGCTATTTTG GTGGCATACAATGTTCCTCAAGCCCCTGCCTGCATAACAGTGTATGCAAGGACAGTATTCGCAGTTACACATGTAATTGTACAGACGGTTTTGAAGGACTCAACTGTGCTTTTG CTAAAAATGAATGTCGCCATGAAATGGATGTGGGTTGTCAACACTTCTGCTATCCAGAACTGAAGTCCTACCGTTGTTCTTGTGCAAAAGGCTATGAACTTGGACAAGACAAGAAATCATGCATTCCACTAA ACAAGTGTGCATGTGGTAGATCTCAAGACTACATAGCAACGCAACTGAGTGCAACCGAAAAGAACCACAGAGGATTCCCCTGGCAG GTCTTGCTCTTAAATGCAGATGACCAGTGGTTCTGTGGAGGTGTTCTACTGAAAACCAATTTTGTTCTGACTACAGCTGAATGTGCACTACTTTCTCCTGTCAGTGTTGCGATTG GACTGAACAACCTGCAAAGAGGGAGACAAGTAATACATGTGAAGCAGACCAATATACACATCCGCTATGACAACGAAACAGGTGAAAACAATCTGGCATTACTTGAACTTAGAAGACACATTGACTGTGACAGCTACCACTTACCCATATGTGTTCCAGAGAGAGATTTCGCAGAGAATGTACTGATTTCAAAACTGGCAGCTACTCTCAGTGGCTGGAAAGTGGCTGAAAACCAATCAGCAGATCCACTAAGTGAACTATCTGTTTCATACCTCAATGAAAATGAATGCAAGCAGAACCTCAACAGAAGTCTAATAACAAGAGAATTCTGTGGATACAGTCACGAGGGACCTAGTGAGCTACTGGCTGGGGGAAGTTTTAGTGCCATTGACTATAAAGGCACGTGGTTTCTGACTGGTGTTTTAGAACCTTGGGCCACAGAAGCAAGTAATTGGGAAACACTTATATTTACCAAGACTACAAGATACATGATGTGGTTTAAACGAATCATGGACTAA
- the LOC121925753 gene encoding coagulation factor X-like, whose protein sequence is MGTMANQLLLILILSFLSSLLKAERNVFLRDKIANKFLERRKRANSAFEEFKQGNIERECMEEKCSKEEAREAFEDHEKTDEFWNVYVDGDQCKSNPCHYGGTCKDGIDSYTCTCLDGYHGQNCEYTIQKSCKVDNGGCWQFCKHVGNSVECSCTDGYILDNNGQSCVATADYPCGKIKKIKTKTKREASLPNFSLNTYDYGAIPEENYYDSPQSFTSVSPHLPSQDGNALNEEDVNSDPDRDRRIVNGSNCELGQCPWQALLLNEKGEGFCGGTILSQIYVLTAAHCINQTKHITVVVGEVDITTKRTGTLLTVDKVYVHQRFVLETYDYDIALIQLRDPIQFSEYVIAACLPTADFANQILMRQPAGTVSGFGRIHERGRTSPRLQVVKLPYVERHTCKLSSNFPITENMFCAGYNTLAQDACQGDSGGPHVTEYKNTYFLTGVISWGEGCAREGKYGVYTKVSKFIGWIKRIMRQRQIKHEQNSSSLNIM, encoded by the exons ATGGGCACTATGGCTAACCAGCTGCTCCTCATTCTGATCTTGAGTTTTTTGTCAAGTCTCCTGAAGGCAGAAAGAAATG TATTCTTACGAGATAAAATTGCAAACAAATTTCTGGAAAGAAGAAAACGTGCGAATTCTGCATTTGAGGAGTTCAAGCAAGGAAATATTGAAAGAGAATGTATGGAGGAGAAGTGCTCAAAGGAAGAAGCCAGAGAAGCTTTTGAAGACCATGAAAAAACA GATGAGTTCTGGAATGTTTATGTAG ATGGTGACCAATGTAAGTCGAACCCTTGCCATTATGGAGGGACATGCAAAGATGGCATTGATAGCTATACCTGTACATGCTTGGATGGTTATCATGGACAGAACTGTGAATATA CCATACAGAAATCCTGCAAAGTGGACAATGGAGGCTGCTGGCAGTTCTGCAAACATGTAGGAAATAGTGTGGAATGCTCTTGCACTGATGGGTATATCCTGGACAACAATGGACAATCCTGTGTTGCTACAG CTGATTACCCATGTGGTAAAatcaaaaagataaaaacaaagacaaaaagggAAGCAAGTTTACCTAACTTTTCACTCAACACTTATGACTATGGTGCCATTCCTGAAGAAAATTACTACGACAGTCCCCAGAGTTTCACGAGTGTGAGTCCCCATCTACCGTCTCAGGATGGAAATGCACTTAATGAGGAAGATGTCAACTCTGACCCAGACCGTGACAGGCGAATTGTTAATGGGTCCAATTGTGAATTGGGTCAATGTCCCTGGCAG GCACTTCTACTAAATGAGAAGGGAGAGGGGTTTTGTGGAGGAACAATTCTAAGCCAAATATATGTGCTCACTGCAGCTCATTGTATAAATCAAACAAAACACATTACAGTTGTTGTAG GGGAAGTGGATATAACCACAAAAAGAACAGGAACTCTTCTCACTGTGGACAAAGTATACGTGCATCAGAGATTTGTACTGGAGACCTATGACTATGATATTGCCCTCATTCAATTGAGGGACCCAATTCAGTTTTCTGAATATGTAATCGCTGCGTGCCTTCCCACAGCAGATTTTGCCAATCAAATCCTAATGAGACAACCTGCTGGTACTGTCAGTGGTTTTGGGCGTATTCATGAAAGAGGTCGAACATCCCCCAGACTTCAAGTAGTTAAATTGCCCTATGTTGAAAGACATACCTGCAAGCTGTCAAGTAATTTCCCAATTACTGAAAATATGTTCTGTGCTGGCTATAACACCCTGGCTCAAGACGCATGTCAGGGAGACAGTGGAGGCCCTCATGTAACTGAGTACAAGAACACTTACTTTCTTACTGGTGTGATCAGCTGGGGAGAAGGGTGTGCAAGGGAGGGAAAGTATGGGGTTTATACAAAAGTGTCCAAATTCATAGGCTGGATAAAGAGAATAATGCGTCAAAGGCAAATCAAGCATGAACAGAACTCATCTTCCCTGAACATCATGTAA